The Coraliomargarita parva sequence GGTCCCGCCGGCTTTGGTCTGATAGGCTTGGAAGCTGTTGCCGGTTTGGGCGGCAACGATGCTAATGTCTTGTTCCGGGGCGACTTTGAAGCTGATTCGGATGTCTCCGATTTCAGGGCTATCCGGATTCTTGCCGAAATAGAGAGTGGTCGGGCTCTGCGTGTGCTCGCCGAGGTTTGAGGGCGGGCTGTAGTCGCTCGGAAAAGTGTAGGTTTCACTCGTCCCGATCATTCGGATCTGGCTTGTGGTAAGTGTGAACGCACCGAGTTGGACCGGGATTGCGACAAAACTCTCGTTGCGGAAGCGTATTTCCGAGGGGTTGGCATGTTCCTGCGGATGCTTGAACCGGGACGAGTCGATGTGCTGCGCACTCCATGATTTCGTGTAATCATAGGTGGTGACGGTTTCGGTGCCGCCGCCGAGTTTCTTTTTGGTTTCTTTCGAGGTCTTTTCCTTCCACTGGTACATTTCGACCTCACGATTCAAGGCGAGGGCGGGCACTTCGACTTTGAAGAGCGGATCGCTCGCGGTGGAACCGGCAAGGGCATGGCCGCTTAAATGGACCAGCTTCCCCTCATTGCCGGGCAGTACCGATTCGGGGGAGACTGCGACCACTGCGCCGGCCCCCTCCTTCAGTGTCTTGTAGCGTTTGACCGCACGCCCTTCATTCCACGTCAGGAGGGCGACTGCGACCAGCACGGCGATGATGCCAATAAGGATGCCTTTGAACGCGCCACCAATCCGGGAAAACCAGGACGCGCTCGAGACCTCGGAAAATGAGTCAGGAGCCATTGTATCGGAGCAAATCTATGTACTTTTTAGGCGCTTTGAAGGCGGACCCAGCCGGAGTCCGGATCATTGCCCGCACAGTCGAGGCCCACTTGTACTTCGTAGAAGTGCTCGGCATATTTACCACGGTAAAAGGCGGGTGCGGTGCTTGGAATGGTCACCTCGCAAGACCATGTCTTGCTTTCATTGGCGGCGAGCTCACCGGCGCCGTCCACGACGGTTTCCATCTCAAAGGTGTTTTCATGGCGGCGAATCCGTTCGGTGGAGTTGCCGTCACGGTCATGGAGGTCGATCGTTTCCCGCCCGCGAATCTTCACATAGACCCGGCTGTAGGCGACGGTGGCATCTTTGGCCAGCGCTTGGATGTCGAGTGCCACCGGTTGGCCTGGTGCGACAGGTGCGGCGGAGACAGTTACTTTTGCGGCGTTGCCGGTGATGGCGTTCGCCATTGACTTAACTTTATCGAATAGACCCATGGTTGATTTGTTGTTTGTTGCCTATGAAGGACTTGTCTTTTTTTGCTAATCAAAAGACCAGCTTGCAAGGCAATTCAGGGCGTTAGTCTTTCAACCGTTGTTCCGGTGGGCGCGTGGCTAATAGATGAGGGAACCCACCAGGCCGCAGCCCAGGACGATCGACCAGGGAGGCAGCTTCAGCTTGTACAGGCCGACAAAGGCGAGGGCGGCGAGGCAGGCATCGATCCAGTTGTGGATGCCGTGGCGGAAGACGGGGTTAATGAAGGCGGCAAGGAGCAGGCCGACGACGGCCGCATTGGCACCGAGGAGACCGGCGCGGGCCCAGAGCCGGTGGCGTATCCGGTCCCAGTAGGGTACGAGCGCCAAGACGAGGAGGATTCCTGGCAGGAAAATCGCGAGTACGGCGAGGAGTCCGCTCAGCCAGTGCGGGTGGAATGGGCTGGCAGCGGTGCCGATGAAGGCGGAGAAGGTGAAGAGCGGGCCGGGGACCGCTTGGGCGGCACTGTAACCGGCGAGGAAGTTGGCGTTGCTGAGGAGTCCGCCGCCCACGACACTGTCGCTGAGGAGGGGCAAGACGACATGGCCGCCTCCGAACACCAGGGCGCCGGCCCGGTAGTGGAGTGCATAGAGTCCGCCGGGAGCGGCCGGCGGGGTCAGGAGCGAAAGCAGTAGGAGGCCGGCGAAGATGGAGAGGGCGGTCAGGGCGAAGCGGTGGCTCCCTTTGGCCTGGACCGGCTCGAAATGCCCGTCGGCAATGGTTTTGCGATAGAATAGGTTGCCGAAGAGTCCGCCACAGAGGATGGAGGCAATCTGCATGTAGATGCCCGGCAACAGGACAATGGCGGTCGCGCAGACGGTGGCGAGCAGCACGCGGCCGGGGTCCGGACAAAGCTTGCGTCCCAGATCGAGTACGGCCTTGCCGACAACGGCGACCGCAGCCACCAGCAGGCCCCGGATAACGGGTTCGGCTTCTGCTTCGAAGGCCTGCAGCCCGTAGGCAAAGCCGATCATGAGCAGGACGGAAGGCAGGGTGAAGCCGAGCCAGGCGACGCAGGCACCCGCCAGTCCGGCGCGGTGCCAGCCCACACAAAAGCCCAGTTGGCTGCTGGAGGGGCCGGGGATGAATTGGCAAAGGTTCAGTAGCTCGGCAAAGCGTGACTCCGAGAGCCACTGGCGGCGATTGATGAATTCCTCCTTGTAGTAGCCGAGGTGGGCGACCGGCCCTCCGAAGCAAATACAGCCCAACCGGAAATAGATCCAGAAGATCTGTAGCAAAGATTCGGTGTGGCCCATGCGCCCACTATCTACCGACTCCGCGCGCTTTGCCTAGGAAAAAGCGCTGTTTGCGGCGGCTTGTCCCGGGGCCTGCTTAGCGACTGAGGAGGTCGACGAACAGGTCTGCCATGCTGTCTGGGTCGACGCTGTAGATCACCTCGACAGGGCGTTCGCCCAAGCCGGGGGTGCTTTCTTCCGGCCATGTCAGTATCGCTCCATAGTTCGGGCCGGGCATGGTGTCGACCCCGATCCAGACGGTGTTGCTCGCGGTCACGATATCCGGATGGAGCCAGACCGCGGCCTGGACTTCATCCCAGAGGGGAAAGCCGGCTTTCGCGATCTGGTCGACATATTGGGCGACCTTGCTGCCGCTCGATGCGATCTGGTCGAGGAGTGCCTGAGTGCCAAAGATCTTTTCGGAGCTATCGCCTGTTACAAGTGTGATTTTGGGGAACGGGCTGGTGTGCACGATGTGAGCCGCCTCCGGATCCCATATGTAGTTGAAGCTCATGCGAGGCGCGTAGGCGCTTTGGAGTGCAAACGAGCTGTGCTTCGTGTAGAGGGGGCGATTGAAGTTGCCGCCCATTAAACTTAGTTCTTTGACCCGGCTTGCGAACTTGTAGTCGAGACGTTGGGCCAATGCGAGATTAGTCATTGGCCCCATGGCGATGATGGTCACCTCGCCCGGGTATTTCAGGGTTTGTTCAATCATGAACTCCGCCGCAGTGCCCGGGGACGGCTGGATGCTCGGGTGGCCTTCTTCGAAGGGAGGAATGACGTCGGGGCCGTGGTAGTCGGCTCGCGTCATCTCGTCGCTGGTAGGCCAGGTTTCGGTCCACGCGCCCTTGTACCCGAGCTTGCCGTAGCGCTGTTCGCGCAGCTCGGTGAGTGCTTTGCTGTTCACCAGCGGATAGGTGGCCCCGCCGATCACCGGGATGTCCGTGCGATCGATCAGTTCGAGCATGCGCAGGGTGCGCGCCGTTTCTTCCGGTTGCCAGCCGTCGCCGCTGACCGTGGTGATTCCGAGTACCTCGACGTCCGGCGACTGTAGGAGCATGAGCATGGGCTGCATGCCCGGACCTTCGAAGGCGTCCTGGTCGATGATGACTTTGCGTTTTGCGTCGACACGGGATAGGCAGGCGCAAGCGATGAGGGTGAGGGTGATGATTTTATGCATGCAGCCCGCAGAACCAAGAAAGGTGCCAATGCGTGAATGAATCCGGATCCTTCCGTTCCCGGCGGCCTGCTCAGGTGATTCATGAACCCGGCGCGTCCGGCCGTCATCCGGCTGACGCCGGATAGCTACACCGGTTTCCCTGAATTGGGCCTCTGGCGGACGCGCGGAAGCGCGTCCCTCCAGGGACATCGCGCGTGTCTGTATGGGGCTGCCAACAAAATGGAGGCCCGCCCTCCAATGCATCCCGCAACAATGCGATGCACAATCTGGAGGGCTGCGCTCCGTCGCAGCCGCGCAAAGGCGCTTGGGCTCGAAAGCGATTCACGCCGCTTGATTCGATTAAGAAACCACACGACCGAATCGCGGCAATGACGGAGCATTGCCCTCCACGCATTCCATACCCTTCCAAAGCCTATCCCAGAAATCGACGATGAACCAGAATGGCACGGACTTAAGGCAATGATCCGTAGTGGCGACTTCAGTCGCCAGCAAGTCGACGCACCTGCAGGACGTAATATGGCAGCTAAAGCAGCCACTACCGCCCAAAGCCTCGATCGGCCCAAATATTCAATTCCCCTCATTAAGTCCGTGCCATTCACGATGAACCACGAAAAAGGGCAGCCGGAAGGCTGCCCTTGTGTCGAAAGTGTCGTTCTTCGGGTTTATTCGCTCCCGTTGTCCGTGCGGAAGGGAGTGACTGGGAGACCGTTGCGATCATAGAGGTTGACCACCGGATTTGTGGCCCAACCGTAGCGGACGGCGACGGGCTCGGCGACTGCTTCGCTCGATACCTCGAGGGTATCTTTGCCGGTGATTTTTGCGTCGGCCCAGACGAATTCCTTGTCGGCTCCGGCAATGGCGAATCCCTCTATCTTTGTGGTGTCGAAACTGTAGAGGCCTTTGTCGATGTTTTTGAACTTCAGGCTCACTTTGTTACCTTCGATGTTCATGCCGTCGAAGCGTGGGCTAGCTGCCGCCATATCAAAGCCGTAATCATTGGCCAGTGCATGGCGCACCAAACGGTTGGCGACGGTTTGCTTGTCACGCGGGTGGATGTCGCGTCCTTCGCCGAGATCGATGATGACTGCCTCGCCCGTCATGAGCAGGGCATCAAGGGTCATGGTTTGAGCTTCACGCAGCCCAGCCCAGCCGCCTTCGGATGGCTCCGTTTGCTCTTTGGTGAAATCCGCCAGCTGCACCCAGTAGAAGGGGAAGTCGCCTTGGCCCCAGTCGTCCCGCATCATTTGGATCATGGTGGGGAAGAGTGTTTGATAGGCTTTGGCCCGACTGGAATTGGCCTCGCCTTGATACCAGATGATGCCCTTAAGGCCGTATCCAATCGTTGGATTCAGCACGCCGTTGAAAATGTTGGCTGGACGGTGCTGGTTATAGCGGGGATCGCTGGGCCAGCGTGGTTTCGAGCCTTTCTTTGTTTTGTTCCACTCCTCCATCTTGGCATTGTATTCGGCTTTTCTCTGGGCGTAGATTTCGTCGGTCATTTCCGCGCAGGCTTTATCCGAATTTCCGATATAGTCGTCGCAGACGCCGGTGGCCTTGAGTGTGTCGCGGTCGATCCATGCCTCAATCGCGGAGCCGCCCCAGGAATTGTCGACTAAACCGATCGGCACTCCGGTCGCTTCCTGAATGCGGCGTCCGAAGAAGTAGCCGACTGCTGAAAAGTCACCAACTGTTTGAGGGGAACAGACTGCCCAACGCCCATTGAAATTATCCTTCGGCTCCTGGGTGCCGACACGAGGCACTGTGATTAAGCGGATCTTGGGATTCGTGGCTGAAGCAACTTCGACTTCTCCGTTATATGTATTCTTAACGGCAAATTCCATATTGGATTGGCCTGAGCAGAACCAGACGTCGCCGATTTGGACATCCTCGAAGCTTAGGGTGTTGCTCCCGCTGACAGTCATTTCGTAGGGACCGCCGGCTTCCATTGGTTCCAGCTTTAACTTCCATTTACCGTCGGCGTCGGCCTTGGTTGCGTGGCTTTGGTCGCCGATTTTTACAGTGACGGATTCGCCGGGGTCAGCCTTGCCCCAGACGGGGTTGGCCAGCTCGCGCTGGAGCACCATATGGCTGCCGAAAATGTTCGGCATCGAGACCTCCGCCATACTGATAGCGGAGGTGCAGAGACTAAGGATCAGAATCTTAGCAGTTTTCTGTTTCATGGGGGATTGACTCGGGTTGAAAGCGGGGAGGGTAGCTTTCGAAGGCTCAGTCGTGCCGGATACGCATTTTCTCGGCCCGGTAGATGGCCAGTAAATTTTCGAAGTCCTCGCCACGGGAGGCGCTGCGCAGGCAGTAATCGTAGCGGTCGCAGTGTTCGATCTCGCCGAGTGCGACCTTCATGCGCCGGGCGATTTCGGCCTCATCGTCGGTGCCGCGTGCGCGAAGACGCTGCTCCAGTTCGTCGAGGTGGGGCGGCATGATGAAGACGCTGGTCACACGGCCTTTCAGGCTGGGGTCGGTCTGGGCGGCGTGGCGGAAGGTTTCGGCGCCTTGCACATCGATATTGAGGAGCAGGTCCACTCCGACCTCGAGTTTGCCCTGCACGGCGCTCTTCAGTGTGCCGTAGAGATTGGTATGCACATTGGCATATTCGAGAAAATCACCGGCTTCGATTTTGGATTCGAAGGTCAGGCGA is a genomic window containing:
- a CDS encoding sialate O-acetylesterase translates to MKQKTAKILILSLCTSAISMAEVSMPNIFGSHMVLQRELANPVWGKADPGESVTVKIGDQSHATKADADGKWKLKLEPMEAGGPYEMTVSGSNTLSFEDVQIGDVWFCSGQSNMEFAVKNTYNGEVEVASATNPKIRLITVPRVGTQEPKDNFNGRWAVCSPQTVGDFSAVGYFFGRRIQEATGVPIGLVDNSWGGSAIEAWIDRDTLKATGVCDDYIGNSDKACAEMTDEIYAQRKAEYNAKMEEWNKTKKGSKPRWPSDPRYNQHRPANIFNGVLNPTIGYGLKGIIWYQGEANSSRAKAYQTLFPTMIQMMRDDWGQGDFPFYWVQLADFTKEQTEPSEGGWAGLREAQTMTLDALLMTGEAVIIDLGEGRDIHPRDKQTVANRLVRHALANDYGFDMAAASPRFDGMNIEGNKVSLKFKNIDKGLYSFDTTKIEGFAIAGADKEFVWADAKITGKDTLEVSSEAVAEPVAVRYGWATNPVVNLYDRNGLPVTPFRTDNGSE
- the gmk gene encoding guanylate kinase; translation: MDCCINRQGLLLIVSGPAGSGKTTLCQRMLAEQAQIQRVITSTTRPPREGEKDGVDYHFFDRLTFESKIEAGDFLEYANVHTNLYGTLKSAVQGKLEVGVDLLLNIDVQGAETFRHAAQTDPSLKGRVTSVFIMPPHLDELEQRLRARGTDDEAEIARRMKVALGEIEHCDRYDYCLRSASRGEDFENLLAIYRAEKMRIRHD
- the chrA gene encoding chromate efflux transporter, giving the protein MGHTESLLQIFWIYFRLGCICFGGPVAHLGYYKEEFINRRQWLSESRFAELLNLCQFIPGPSSSQLGFCVGWHRAGLAGACVAWLGFTLPSVLLMIGFAYGLQAFEAEAEPVIRGLLVAAVAVVGKAVLDLGRKLCPDPGRVLLATVCATAIVLLPGIYMQIASILCGGLFGNLFYRKTIADGHFEPVQAKGSHRFALTALSIFAGLLLLSLLTPPAAPGGLYALHYRAGALVFGGGHVVLPLLSDSVVGGGLLSNANFLAGYSAAQAVPGPLFTFSAFIGTAASPFHPHWLSGLLAVLAIFLPGILLVLALVPYWDRIRHRLWARAGLLGANAAVVGLLLAAFINPVFRHGIHNWIDACLAALAFVGLYKLKLPPWSIVLGCGLVGSLIY
- a CDS encoding nucleoside hydrolase, producing MHKIITLTLIACACLSRVDAKRKVIIDQDAFEGPGMQPMLMLLQSPDVEVLGITTVSGDGWQPEETARTLRMLELIDRTDIPVIGGATYPLVNSKALTELREQRYGKLGYKGAWTETWPTSDEMTRADYHGPDVIPPFEEGHPSIQPSPGTAAEFMIEQTLKYPGEVTIIAMGPMTNLALAQRLDYKFASRVKELSLMGGNFNRPLYTKHSSFALQSAYAPRMSFNYIWDPEAAHIVHTSPFPKITLVTGDSSEKIFGTQALLDQIASSGSKVAQYVDQIAKAGFPLWDEVQAAVWLHPDIVTASNTVWIGVDTMPGPNYGAILTWPEESTPGLGERPVEVIYSVDPDSMADLFVDLLSR
- a CDS encoding TMEM43 family protein, which translates into the protein MAPDSFSEVSSASWFSRIGGAFKGILIGIIAVLVAVALLTWNEGRAVKRYKTLKEGAGAVVAVSPESVLPGNEGKLVHLSGHALAGSTASDPLFKVEVPALALNREVEMYQWKEKTSKETKKKLGGGTETVTTYDYTKSWSAQHIDSSRFKHPQEHANPSEIRFRNESFVAIPVQLGAFTLTTSQIRMIGTSETYTFPSDYSPPSNLGEHTQSPTTLYFGKNPDSPEIGDIRISFKVAPEQDISIVAAQTGNSFQAYQTKAGGTIHLLETGLVSAPAMIQIAQDSNKFLTWVLRGVGLVILFIGFNMILAPISVMADVVPFIGNLVEAGTGLIALLLAGLVGLVTIAVAWIVFRPILAISLLVVGIACAYLIFSKIKSAKS